The stretch of DNA ATACCGTTATCTACTTCAATTGTTAAACCTGTACGAAAATCGTTTACTGAAATCATTTTAATTTCCTCCTACATTTAAACAAAAGTTACTTAATGGTATTGTTACCACTGTAAATAAAATCTACTCTATCCAAAAAGCACTTATAAAATAATAAGTTCCTTTGTAGAGTGGGATAGACTCTCATTTCCATCCGCTGTTACAACAGTATCATCTTCTATTCTTACTCCACCTAAACCAGCAATATATATCCCAGGTTCTACTGTTACTACCATACCAGGCTCTAATATAGTATCAGATTTTAGTGAAAGTGATGGTCCTTCATGAACTTCCATTCCAAGACCATGTCCAGTGGAATGTCCAAAATACTCTCCAAAACCTTTTTCCGTTATATAATCTCGAGTTAAAGCATCTGCTTCACGGCCAGTGATACCAGCTTTAATTCCTCTCATTCCACGTAATTGTGCTTCTAATACAACATTATAAATGTTTACTAATTCATCGCTAGGTGTACCTACAGCAACTGTTCTTGTAATATCTGAATTGTATCCTTTATAAAATGCTCCAAAATCAAGGGTAACAAATTCTCCAGATTCAATTACTTTACTAGACGCTACACCATGTGGCAACGCAGAACGATGTCCGGAAGCAACGATAATATCGAATGAGGAAGAAACGGCACCTTGTTTTCTCATGAAAAATTCTAATTCATTTGAAACATCAAGCTCCGTTATGCCAGGTTTTATGTATGTAAGAATGTGCTCGAATGCTGCGTCCGCAATTTGAATAGCTTCCTTTAATATATTAATCTCTTGTTCTGTCTTAATCAAGCGTAACTTTTCGATAACGCCACTAATCGGTACAAGTTCTGCCCCAATCTCTTTTCTAAAAGCTAAATATGTGGAAAATGTTACGTGATCTGTCTCAAAACCAAGTTTCGAAATACCAAGTACTTTTACCTGATTTGCTATTTCTTCCACAAGGCCACCTTTATGTTGAACTATTTCAAATCCTACACATTGTTTACTTGCTTGCTCTGTATATCTAAAGTCTGTAATAAATACTGCTTTTTCAGCTGTAATAATTGCTACACCTGCAGTACCAGTAAATCCAGTTAAATAGCTTCTATTTTTCCCACTAGTCACTAATAATGCATCCACGTTTGCTTCAGTAAATGCATTACGTAATTTGTTTAATTTTTCCATTATTTTTTCCCCCTTATTACATTTAACAATCCTTTTACAGCTAATTCATATCCGTCTAAACCGAATCCCACAATTTGCCCCTTGGTTACAGGTGCTGTAACGGAGAGGTGGCGAAACGACTCTCGAGCGTGAATGTTAGAAATATGTACTTCGACAACAGGAATAACAATACTATCAATCGCATCACGAATTGCGTAACTATAATGAGTAAATGCCCCTGGGTTTATAACAATACCTTCATATTGAGCATCTGCTTCATGTAATTTATCTATAATTGCTCCTTCATGATTAGATTGAAAAGTATCAATCAATAAATGATGCTCTTTTGCATATTCAGCTAATCGTTGTTCTAAGTCATTTAAAGTGTCACGTCCATAAACAGCAGGGTCTCGTTTGCCGAGACGGTTTAAATTAGGACCGTTTATTACAAGTAGCCGCATAATCATTATACTCCTTTTCTATCTCTTCAAAAAAGAAAAGAATGTTCGATTACAGAACATTCTATCATATAATACCACTTACCGACTACTCGTTCGATGTTTGTTGACCATGATTTTGGTCATGTTTCGGTTGTAATTCGTTATATTCATAAGAAACTGTATAACCCACGAATAACCCAAACAGAATAAATAAACAAAAGCTAGTGACAATCGTGTCTAATGTTAAATTTGGAACTGTTTTAATTCCTGGAAACATCGGATTTAAAATAAAAAACACAAGGCCCCAAAGAACAGCACCATAAATAAGACCCA from Sutcliffiella cohnii encodes:
- a CDS encoding M24 family metallopeptidase, which produces MEKLNKLRNAFTEANVDALLVTSGKNRSYLTGFTGTAGVAIITAEKAVFITDFRYTEQASKQCVGFEIVQHKGGLVEEIANQVKVLGISKLGFETDHVTFSTYLAFRKEIGAELVPISGVIEKLRLIKTEQEINILKEAIQIADAAFEHILTYIKPGITELDVSNELEFFMRKQGAVSSSFDIIVASGHRSALPHGVASSKVIESGEFVTLDFGAFYKGYNSDITRTVAVGTPSDELVNIYNVVLEAQLRGMRGIKAGITGREADALTRDYITEKGFGEYFGHSTGHGLGMEVHEGPSLSLKSDTILEPGMVVTVEPGIYIAGLGGVRIEDDTVVTADGNESLSHSTKELIIL
- the aroQ gene encoding type II 3-dehydroquinate dehydratase, whose translation is MRLLVINGPNLNRLGKRDPAVYGRDTLNDLEQRLAEYAKEHHLLIDTFQSNHEGAIIDKLHEADAQYEGIVINPGAFTHYSYAIRDAIDSIVIPVVEVHISNIHARESFRHLSVTAPVTKGQIVGFGLDGYELAVKGLLNVIRGKK